A genomic stretch from Arachis stenosperma cultivar V10309 chromosome 3, arast.V10309.gnm1.PFL2, whole genome shotgun sequence includes:
- the LOC130967525 gene encoding pentatricopeptide repeat-containing protein At1g77360, mitochondrial-like isoform X1, with the protein MIRVFDNRKKPLSKWVLFAKLYCTSEPVQEVTDATRMVCKTMMSCPPMALDTALNQTGVRVSPDLVQSVLKSFENAGMLSFRFFEWAEKQRNYTHNVKAYHSMIESLAKIRQYQIMWDLVNAMRKKGMLNIETFCIIMRKYARAQKVDEAIYTFNVMEKYDISPNLAAFNGLLSALCKSKNVRKAQEIFDSMKDRFVPDSKTYSILLDGWGRAPSLPKAREVFREMVCMGCDPDIVTYGIMVDILCKAGRVDEAVEVVKEMDANNCGATPFIYSVLVHTYGVENRIEDAINTFIEMESKGIKPDVVVYNALIGAFCKANKFKNVHRVLQEMESNGVDPNSRTCNVIISGLISQGETDRAFRVFRRMVKSCEPDADTYTMLIKMFCERNELEMAMKIWKYMKSKRFVPSLHTYSVLINGLCQKGNAMKACVLMEEMIENGIRPSGSTFAKLRQLLIKEGREDVLKFLHEKVDLLVKEPLFD; encoded by the coding sequence ATGATCAGAGTTTTTGACAACAGGAAAAAACCATTATCCAAATGGGTATTGTTTGCCAAATTGTACTGTACAAGTGAACCAGTTCAAGAGGTTACAGATGCAACTAGAATGGTATGCAAGACTATGATGTCATGTCCTCCAATGGCACTGGACACTGCTCTTAATCAAACTGGTGTTAGAGTTTCACCGGATTTGGTCCAGAGTGTCCTCAAGAGTTTTGAGAATGCCGGTATGTTGTCATTCCGGTTCTTCGAGTGGGCCGAGAAGCAGAGAAATTACACACACAACGTCAAGGCATATCACTCAATGATTGAGTCTTTGGCCAAAATAAGGCAATACCAGATCATGTGGGATCTTGTCAATGCTATGAGGAAAAAGGGGATGTTGAATATTGAGACTTTCTGTATCATCATGCGAAAGTATGCCCGAGCTCAGAAGGTAGATGAGGCCATTTATACGTTTAATGTCATGGAAAAATATGACATATCTCCAAATCTTGCTGCATTTAACGGTTTACTAAGTGCATTGTGCAAGTCCAAGAATGTGAGAAAGGCTCAGGAGATCTTTGACTCTATGAAGGATCGCTTTGTCCCGGACTCAAAAACTTATAGCATATTGCTTGATGGATGGGGAAGGGCCCCGAGTCTTCCGAAAGCAAGAGAGGTTTTTAGAGAGATGGTTTGCATGGGATGTGATCCGGATATTGTCACATATGGAATAATGGTTGACATTCTTTGCAAAGCCGGAAGAGTTGATGAAGCTGTAGAGGTAGTAAAGGAAATGGATGCTAACAATTGCGGGGCAACTCCTTTTATTTATAGTGTCCTGGTCCACACATATGGGGTGGAAAATCGAATTGAAGATGCTATCAACACATTCATAGAGATGGAAAGCAAGGGAATCAAGCCAGATGTTGTGGTGTATAATGCATTGATTGGTGCTTTCTGTAAAGCAAACAAATTCAAAAATGTTCATCGAGTTTTGCAAGAGATGGAATCCAATGGTGTTGATCCTAATTCAAGGACCTGCAATGTTATCATAAGCGGTTTGATAAGCCAGGGAGAGACTGATAGAGCTTTTAGGGTCTTCCGCCGGATGGTTAAGTCTTGTGAACCGGATGCTGATACCTATACAATGTTGATAAAAATGTTTTGCGAGAGAAATGAACTAGAGATGGCTATGAAAATATGGAAGTATATGAAGTCAAAACGGTTTGTCCCAAGTTTGCACACCTATTCAGTCCTCATCAATGGGTTGTGCCAAAAGGGCAATGCTATGAAAGCATGTGTTTTGATGGAAGAGATGATAGAAAATGGAATTCGACCATCTGGTTCAACATTTGCCAAGTTAAGACAGTTACTTATAAAGGAAGGGCGAGAGGATGTGCTAAAATTTCTTCATGAGAAAGTTGATCTTCTTGTTAAGGAGCCTTTATTTGATTAG
- the LOC130967525 gene encoding pentatricopeptide repeat-containing protein At1g77360, mitochondrial-like isoform X2 has product MVCKTMMSCPPMALDTALNQTGVRVSPDLVQSVLKSFENAGMLSFRFFEWAEKQRNYTHNVKAYHSMIESLAKIRQYQIMWDLVNAMRKKGMLNIETFCIIMRKYARAQKVDEAIYTFNVMEKYDISPNLAAFNGLLSALCKSKNVRKAQEIFDSMKDRFVPDSKTYSILLDGWGRAPSLPKAREVFREMVCMGCDPDIVTYGIMVDILCKAGRVDEAVEVVKEMDANNCGATPFIYSVLVHTYGVENRIEDAINTFIEMESKGIKPDVVVYNALIGAFCKANKFKNVHRVLQEMESNGVDPNSRTCNVIISGLISQGETDRAFRVFRRMVKSCEPDADTYTMLIKMFCERNELEMAMKIWKYMKSKRFVPSLHTYSVLINGLCQKGNAMKACVLMEEMIENGIRPSGSTFAKLRQLLIKEGREDVLKFLHEKVDLLVKEPLFD; this is encoded by the coding sequence ATGGTATGCAAGACTATGATGTCATGTCCTCCAATGGCACTGGACACTGCTCTTAATCAAACTGGTGTTAGAGTTTCACCGGATTTGGTCCAGAGTGTCCTCAAGAGTTTTGAGAATGCCGGTATGTTGTCATTCCGGTTCTTCGAGTGGGCCGAGAAGCAGAGAAATTACACACACAACGTCAAGGCATATCACTCAATGATTGAGTCTTTGGCCAAAATAAGGCAATACCAGATCATGTGGGATCTTGTCAATGCTATGAGGAAAAAGGGGATGTTGAATATTGAGACTTTCTGTATCATCATGCGAAAGTATGCCCGAGCTCAGAAGGTAGATGAGGCCATTTATACGTTTAATGTCATGGAAAAATATGACATATCTCCAAATCTTGCTGCATTTAACGGTTTACTAAGTGCATTGTGCAAGTCCAAGAATGTGAGAAAGGCTCAGGAGATCTTTGACTCTATGAAGGATCGCTTTGTCCCGGACTCAAAAACTTATAGCATATTGCTTGATGGATGGGGAAGGGCCCCGAGTCTTCCGAAAGCAAGAGAGGTTTTTAGAGAGATGGTTTGCATGGGATGTGATCCGGATATTGTCACATATGGAATAATGGTTGACATTCTTTGCAAAGCCGGAAGAGTTGATGAAGCTGTAGAGGTAGTAAAGGAAATGGATGCTAACAATTGCGGGGCAACTCCTTTTATTTATAGTGTCCTGGTCCACACATATGGGGTGGAAAATCGAATTGAAGATGCTATCAACACATTCATAGAGATGGAAAGCAAGGGAATCAAGCCAGATGTTGTGGTGTATAATGCATTGATTGGTGCTTTCTGTAAAGCAAACAAATTCAAAAATGTTCATCGAGTTTTGCAAGAGATGGAATCCAATGGTGTTGATCCTAATTCAAGGACCTGCAATGTTATCATAAGCGGTTTGATAAGCCAGGGAGAGACTGATAGAGCTTTTAGGGTCTTCCGCCGGATGGTTAAGTCTTGTGAACCGGATGCTGATACCTATACAATGTTGATAAAAATGTTTTGCGAGAGAAATGAACTAGAGATGGCTATGAAAATATGGAAGTATATGAAGTCAAAACGGTTTGTCCCAAGTTTGCACACCTATTCAGTCCTCATCAATGGGTTGTGCCAAAAGGGCAATGCTATGAAAGCATGTGTTTTGATGGAAGAGATGATAGAAAATGGAATTCGACCATCTGGTTCAACATTTGCCAAGTTAAGACAGTTACTTATAAAGGAAGGGCGAGAGGATGTGCTAAAATTTCTTCATGAGAAAGTTGATCTTCTTGTTAAGGAGCCTTTATTTGATTAG
- the LOC130965753 gene encoding pentatricopeptide repeat-containing protein At3g58590, with product METTNTIFRNDFAISEAQPHTPFSLILTNGWVLTPRHHQRSPQRLSPPPFTATARSPPSRRLSPDPPSALVSLLSSVCARLPASRRASAGECSRPQAVFPSSCSVSSSSAITAPNPTPRLLASPLSSISARFSPRLPPPVSARAVRGCCFSSSVGVAACTALLVCLHCSMLPLQQQSTGNNQIKYTISGAGVVSCMSCHGHIVRHGQHLLKLVELCSITCTLDATKCLHALSITMGPIPNQSIFVHNNVISHYLSLGEFLHARRVFDILPQRTVVSYNMLIHAYSRRGDVSDAWSLLCHMRGSDFSPTQYTLSGLLSCELLSICQGMQLQALSIKSGLFYADAFVGTALLGLFGRHGCLDEAFIAFEDMVHKSLVTWNIMLLILARNGFVGDCQNLFRDLVRTGVALSEGSFVAVLSGLVDPEQDLEYSAMIHGLMTKCGFDGDIALVNCLINVYVKCKAMFSAQRLFQEVPAENVVSWNTIIDALVKSGRPQVALEMFVNMSRRGLVPSQATFVAVIDSCASLKNFVCGESIHAKVIRNGFESDVVVGTALVDFYAKSDNMMCSHKCFNQIEEKNIVSWNALMVGYSNECSSMPIMLLRQMLQLGHLVNEFSFSASLKSSSVLNTRQLHGLLIKMGYESHEYVLSSLVMAYSRNGLIIEALSFVKEVSNSLPLVPSNIIAGIYNRTCQYYETVKFLSLLESPDTVSWNLVISACARSNNYNEVLELFNHMHVAHIQPDNYTFMSILCVCTKLCHLDLGSSLHGLIMKTNLYNWDTYICNALIDMYGKCGNIDSSVKVFEEMTDKNIITWTALITALGLNGYPHEALKRFKNMESFRLKPDALALRAVLSACRYGGLVSEAMEIFKQMGTAYGIQPELDHYHCIVDLLAKRGEIEEAEKIITSMPFPPNANIWRSFLEGSKRQTEKSNCILEAMH from the exons ATGGAGACAACAAATACAATTTTTAGAAATGACTTTGCCAT TTCTGAAGCACAACCCCACACCCCCTTCTCTCTCATTCTCACAAACGGCTGGGTGCTTACCCCCAGACACCATCAGAGGTCGCCTCAGCGGCTCAGTCCACCTCCGTTCACCGCCACCGCACGCTCGCCGCCGTCGCGGCGCCTCTCGCCGGATCCTCCGAGTGCTCTCGTGTCGCTGCTCTCCTCTGTCTGTGCTCGGCTGCCAGCGTCTCGCCGCGCCTCCGCCGGTGAGTGCTCGAGACCTCAAGCTGTGTTTCCTAGTTCCTGCAGCGTGTCGTCGTCGTCCGCCATCACTGCACCCAACCCAACGCCTCGTTTGCTCGCGTCGCCTCTGTCCTCCATCTCTGCTCGCTTCTCGCCGCGCCTCCCTCCGCCAGTGAGTGCTCGAGCTGTGCGTGGTTGTTGCTTCTCGTCGTCCGTGGGTGTTGCTGCCTGCACTGCACTGCTTGTCTGCCTGCACTGCTCGATGCTGCCGCTGCAACAACAGTCAACTg GaaacaatcaaatcaaatatacCATATCTGGCGCCGGGGTTGTTAGCTGCATGAGTTGCCATGGACATATTGTCCGACATGGCCAACACCTCCTCAAGCTTGTTGAATTGTGTTCCATCACTTGCACCCTTGATGCAACTAAATGCCTCCATGCACTCTCTATCACTATGGGTCCCATTCCAAACCAATCCATCTTCGTCCACAACAATGTCATTTCTCATTACTTATCCCTTGGTGAGTTTCTTCATGCACGTCGAGTGTTTGATATATTGCCCCAAAGAACGGTAGTTTCTTACAACATGCTCATCCATGCTTATAGTCGCCGTGGTGATGTGAGTGATGCTTGGAGCCTGCTCTGCCACATGAGGGGTTCTGACTTTTCTCCAACACAATATACTTTGAGTGGGTTACTATCTTGTGAATTGTTGAGCATTTGTCAGGGTATGCAGTTgcaggctttgagcatcaagaGTGGACTTTTTTATGCTGATGCTTTTGTGGGTACTGCTTTGTTGGGTTTGTTTGGGAGGCATGGATGTTTGGATGAAGCTTTTATTGCATTTGAAGATATGGTCCATAAGAGCCTGGTGACTTGGAATATAATGCTATTGATTCTGGCACGTAATGGATTTGTGGGAGACTGCCAGAATTTGTTTCGTGATCTTGTGAGGACAGGGGTTGCTTTGTCAGAAGGTTCCTTTGTGGCTGTTTTGTCTGGACTTGTTGATCCTGAGCAGGATTTGGAATATAGTGCAATGATTCATGGTTTGATGACGAAATGTGGGTTTGATGGTGACATTGCTTTGGTTAATTGTCTGATTAACGTGTATGTGAAATGCAAAGCCATGTTCTCGGCACAAAGATTGTTTCAAGAAGTTCCGGCTGAAAATGTTGTGTCTTGGAATACGATTATTGACGCATTGGTGAAAAGTGGGAGACCTCAAGTGGCATTGGAGATGTTTGTGAATATGTCTAGAAGGGGATTGGTGCCTAGTCAGGCCACATTTGTAGCTGTTATAGACTCGTGTGCTAGTTTGAAGAACTTTGTTTGTGGAGAATCTATCCATGCTAAGGTAATCAGGAATGGTTTCGAATCTGATGTTGTTGTAGGTACTGCATTGGTAGACTTTTATGCTAAATCTGATAACATGATGTGTTCCCATAAATGTTTTAATCAAATAGAAGAGAAGAATATTGTGTCTTGGAATGCTTTGATGGTGGGTTACTCGAATGAATGCTCTTCCATGCCGATTATGTTACTACGACAAATGCTACAATTAGGTCACTTAGTTAATGAGTTTTCCTTTTCTGCTTCTCTTAAGTCATCATCAGTATTGAACACGCGTCAGCTCCATGGTTTGCTTATAAAAATGGGGTATGAAAGTCATGAATATGTATTAAGCTCCCTTGTTATGGCTTACAGTAGAAACGGTCTCATAATTGAAGCACTTTCTTTTGTCAAGGAAGTCAGTAATTCACTTCCTCTAGTCCCCTCAAACATCATTGCCGGAATCTATAACAGGACTTGCCAATACTATGAAACGGTAAAGTTCCTTTCTTTGCTCGAAAGCCCTGATACTGTATCCTGGAACCTTGTCATTTCAGCTTGTGCTCGGAGCAATAATTATAATGAGGTTTTGGAACTTTTCAACCATATGCATGTTGCACACATACAACCGGATAATTACACATTTATGAGTATATTATGCGTGTGCACCAAGCTTTGTCATCTTGATCTGGGAAGTTCTCTTCATGGACTTATTATGAAGACTAACCTTTATAACTGGGACACTTATATCTGCAATGCACTAATTGACATGTATGGAAAGTGTGGAAACATTGATAGTTCGGTAAAAGTTTTTGAAGAAATGACtgacaaaaatattattacatgGACAGCTTTAATTACTGCCCTCGGGCTGAATGGTTATCCACATGAAGCGCTAAAGAGATTCAAAAATATGGAATCATTCAGGTTGAAGCCGGATGCATTAGCTCTGAGAGCAGTGCTCTCTGCTTGCAGATATGGTGGATTGGTAAGCGAGGCGATGGAAATTTTCAAACAGATGGGAACTGCTTATGGGATTCAGCCAGAACTAGATCATTACCATTGTATAGTAGACCTCCTGGCTAAACGtggagaaattgaagaagctgaGAAAATCATCACTAGCATGCCTTTTCCACCAAATGCGAATATTTGGCGTAGCTTCCTTGAAGGCTCCAAGAGGCAAACAGAAAAATCTAATTGTATTTTGGAAGCAATGCACTGA
- the LOC130965754 gene encoding uncharacterized mitochondrial protein AtMg00810-like yields the protein MKPPPRYPCPSSKVCLLRKALYGLKQAPLEWFDKFSTTICSLGFTSSPHENVLFIHKSERGVVLLLLYVNDMIITGDNIDGISDLKALLHGTFEMKDLGSLSYFLSLEIISTDDGIYLSQAKYASDLLVHAGITDSHTESTPLEANVRFIPMDGTVLDNPTLYRQLVGGLVYLTVTQLDIAYPVHVLSQFLSAPRTTHYAAVLRILRYIKGTLFHGLYFFAHSSLSLQAYSNADWAGDPTDRHSTTGYCLFLGVLRSKRSLLAQAQKLNTVSSLIPLLRLSRFVGSSKIWIAHNDVFHERTKHIEIDCHFVRQRILIDVVRLIAVGTLDQTADIFTKVHHPTRFRTLLSKL from the exons ATGAAACCACCTCCGAGATATCCTTGTCCTTCTAGTAAGGTTTGTCTCCTTCGCAAGGCACTTTATGGACTTAAGCAAGCTCCTCTTGAATGGTTTGACAAGTTCAGCACTACCATATGTAGTCTTGGTTTTACTTCTAGCCCTCATGAGAATGTCCTCTTCATTCATAAAAGCGAACGTGGagttgttcttctacttttgtaTGTTAATGACATGATCATCACTGGGGATAATATTGATGGTATCTCTGATCTCAAGGCCTTACTTCACGGTacctttgagatgaaagatcttggttcTCTCAGCTATTTTCTTAGTCTCGAGATCATCTCTACTGATGATGGCATCTATCTCTCTCAGGCTAAGTATGCTTCAGATCTTCTTGTTCACGCTGGGATTACAGATAGTCACACTGAGTCTACTCCTCTTGAGGCTAATGTTCGATTTATCCCTATGGATGGCACTGTTTTGGATAATCCGACCCTCTATCGACAGTTAGTTGGAGGTCTCGTCTACTTGACTGTCACCCAACTAGACATCGCCTATCCGGTTCATGTACTTAGCCAGTTCTTGTCAGCTCCTCGTACTACTCACTATGCGGCAGTTCTTCGCATTCTTCGCTATATCAAAGGCACTCTATTTCATGGCCTTTATTTTTTTGCTCATTCCTCTTTGTCTCTTCAGGCTTACTCCAATGCTGATTGGGCTGGTGATCCCACTGATCGTCATTCTACTACTGGTTACTGTTTGTTTCTTGGCGTGCTAAGAAGCAAACGTTCACTGCTCGCTCAAGCACAGAAGCTGAATACCGTGTCCTCGCTGATACCACTGCTGAGGTTATCTCGGTTCGTTGGCTCCTCAAAGATCTGG ATTGCACATAATGATGTGTTTCATGAACGCACCAAAcacattgaaattgattgtCACTTTGTTCGGCAACGTATCCTTATTGATGTTGTTCGTCTCATTGCTGTTGGAACACTGGATCAGACTGCTGATATCTTCACGAAAGTTCATCACCCAACTCGTTTCCGGACTTTATTATCCAAACTCTAG